The sequence below is a genomic window from Salicibibacter cibarius.
TTTTATCCTGATTGTTAGCTTCTTGACCGGCCACCTGCGAGCGCCTCCCTTTTCACCTCGAACGTGTAATGATATCTGTGAGTATCTATCAATTAATTGGAAATGAGCATACTAATCCTATATTATCTAACATCATAACAAATTCCGAAGCTATTGAAAACAAAGGCAAAGATCTTTAACGACCAAAAGCGCACCCTCGCTCGGGGTGCGCTTTCTTTAATCGCGCAAAGTTGCGCCTAGCCGCGAGCGGAGGGCGGCTACGATTTCTTCATGAATGCTGGCAATTTCTTCGTCTTTCAGCGTACGCTCACGGTTTAGATAAAGGAGCGAATAGGCGAGTGACTTTTTGCCGGCTTCGATATTTTCTCCTTGGTAGACATCAAACAGATGAATATCTTCTAGCCATTCTCCCGCGGCCTCCACGATGACCGCTTCCACTTCAGCTGCAGCAATGTTTGCATCGGCAACAACGGCCAAATCCCTTCGGATAGCCGGAAAGCGAGGGAGGGGTTGATAGCGAATGTCTTCATTGTCTACGGCAAATAGCTTTTCCACATTTAATTCAAACACGTAAGTCGCTTGCAACCCTTGAGCCTCTTGTTCGAGTGGGTGAAGTTGTCCAAGGAAACCAACGGTTTCGCCATCGATGAGCACTTCCGCGGATCGCCCCGGATGCATGCCTTCCCGTTTACGGGCGCGAAAGACCGCTTCATTTTCTTTCCCCGCTTGTTTTAACATGCCTTCAACAATTCCTTTTGCGACATAGAAATCGACCTGGATTTCTTCCCCGTTCCAAGCATGATTGTACCACTGGCCGCTTAATATTCCCGCTACATGTTCATGCTCCGCCGGTTGCTTATTTTCATCTGCATACGGTTCAAAGACGGTCCCAATTTCAAACAAAAAGACATCTTCAAGTTGACGATTCACGTTGTAGACGCCGGCATCCAGAAGGTGAGGGACCAGGCTTCTTCGCAGCACTTCCCGTTCTTCACTCATAGGCATAAGCACACCCATCTTCCGATCACTTTCGTGCAGTAAAAATTGATCTGCCTTTTGTACGCTTGTGAGGGAGTAAGTGATTGCCTCTTGCATCCCCGTGCTTTCAAGAAAACGGCGGAGTTTGCGGCGACTCTTTTGCTCGTCGGTCAAAGCGCCGGCTGAGCGCGCGCCGACCGGCAATGTCGTCGGAATACGATCATAGCCATAAAGACGGGCAACTTCTTCGATTAAATCTTCTTCAATCGAAAGATCAAGGCGTCTTGACGGTATACGGACGCGCCATTCATTTCCCAGATCCGTCACTTCCAAATCGAGCCGATGCAACAACGCCTCGGTTTCCTCCGGCTCAAGCTCCGTTCCAAGCCGCGTATTTAATCGTTCCAAACTAAGATGAACCTCTTGCACAACAGCCGGTAATTCTCCTGATTCCACCGTACCTTTTAGCACAACGCCGCCAGCAATCTCTTCCATTAACGTGACGGCCCTTTCCGCCGCTTCGGCGGTTCGTTCGAAATCCAATCCTTTTTCGAATCGTTGGCTTGATTCGCTGCGCAACCCTAACCTTCCGGATGTTTTTCTAACATTTAATGCATCAAATTGTGCCGATTCCAGCAACACACTTGTTGTGTCCGCCTGTACTTCTGTTGACGCGCCGCCCATCACACCCGCGATCGCAACGGGGGCATTGCCATTCGTGATCAACACATCCTCACCGGAGAGCGTTCGCTCCTGACCGTCCAACGTCTCGATTTTTTCTCCTTGTTCCGCCCGTCTCGTTACGATTTTCTCCGAGCCAAACCGTTCATAATCGAACGCATGAAGGGGTTGTCCATACTCGAGCAATACATAGTTCGTAATATCGACAATATTATTGATCGGTCGAATACCTGCGGCCATTAAACGTGTTTGCAACCATAACGGCGATGGGGCTACCGTTATTTTATCGATCACTTTAGCTCCGTAATAAGGGACATCCTCGCCATTTGTCACTTCAACGGCGATGCGGTTAGCAGCATTTTTGCGAATCACCCCATGGGTGTAATCGGGATGATGAATCGGACGGTCCAGCAACGCGGACAATTCGTAAGCGACCCCGAGCATGCTTAAGCAATCCGGACGGTTCGGCGTCAAATCAAGTTCCATAATCACATCATTCAAACCGAGGACCTCAAGCGCATCAAGCCCCGTCGCGACCTCTGCCGGCAATTCGACAATTTGACCTTGTTCTGTTTTCGCCAATAACTGCTCATTGAAGCCAAGCTCGTCCAATGCGCAAATCATGCCCGCGGATGTTTCTCCGCGAATCGTCGTTTCTTCTATTTTTTTATTCCCAGGCAAGGTCGTTCCCGGCATCGCTACGGCAACTTTTTGGCTCTTTTGCACGTTGCTTGCCCCACAGATGATTTGCTTCGTTTGGTCACCTACATCTACTTGGCATACCGTTAATTTTTCGGCTTCCGGGTGAGGGGCTGTCTCATTCACCTCACCGACGATGACACCATCGATCCCGTCATGATAGCGATGGAGCCGATCAACCTCTACCCCAGCCCGGGTAAGCTTTTCAGCAACTTCCTCCGGGGTTGTGTCCGATAAATCGATATAATCCGTTAACCATTGATAGGAAACGAGCATCGTCGCTTCACCTTCCTTCTTATTTTCTACAAATGTTGAAACTGTGATAAAAAACGCGTGTCATTCGTGTAAAAATGGCGGATATCGTCGATCCCGTATTTCAACATGGCAAAGCGTTCCACGCCCATGCCAAAAGCAAAGCCACTGTAAATATTTGGATCAAATCCATTTAATTCCAAAACGCGCGGATGAACCATCCCCGAACCTAACACTTCAATCCATCCGCTTTGCTTGCATATTCGGCAACCTTTGCCTGCACAAATGCCGCAAGTGACGTCAATTTCCGCCGATGGTTCCGTAAATGGAAAAAAGCTCGGGCGCAATCGAATCTCTCGGTCTTGGCCAAAGTACTGTTTGACAAATGTATCAAATATTCCTTTCAAGTCACTCATTCGCACATTTTCATCCACGTAGAGCCCTTCGATTTGCATAAACTGATGGGAGTGGGTGGCGTCATCTTCGTCGCGGCGATAGACCTTCCCCGGACAAATAATCCTAACCGGGCCCTCGCCTTCATGCTTTTGCAACGTCCGGGCCTGCACCGGTGACGTTTGCGTTCTCAACAGGGTATCTTCACTGGTGTAAAAGGAATCTTGCATGTCCCGGGCCGGATGATTCGGGGGCAAATTGATCATTTCAAAATTAAAATAATCTGTCTCCACTTCCGGCCCTTCCGTTACTTCAAACCCAAGGCCGATAAAAATGTCCTCGATCTCCTCCACAACGGCTGTAAGCGGATGAGTGGAACCCTGATTCATGGGCCTTCCCGGCAATGTTACATCGATTTCTTCCTCTTCAAGCCTTTGTTCCAATTCGGCTTTCTCAAAAACTTCCCCTTTATTAGCCAGTGCCTCTTGAATACTTTCGCGAACCTCGTTAGCCTTTTGGCCGACGACAGGACGTTCTTCGGCTGATAGTTGCCCCATCCCGCGCAGAACCTCCGTAATGGCTCCTTTTTTCCCCAGATAACGGATGCGCACTTGTTCTAGAGCCTTCTTGTCATCGCTAGCCTGTACGGCTTCGAGCGCTTCCGATTCAAGCGCCTTTAATCGTTCAATCATTTCGTGTGTCCTCCTTTGTTAAAAATAAAAACCTCCGCCCCCTAAAAAAGGGACGAAGGTTTCGCGGTACCACCCTTGTTAACGACAGCAACTATCGTTCACTCTTGCAAATAACGGCTTGCGCCCGGTACACTTTTTTAGACTTGCTTTCAGTGCCAACTCCGGAGTGAATTCCAAAGCTCTTAACGCAGGGGAGCTCTCAATCCATGACTCCCCCTTCCTGGCCGCCAGTGTTCCAAGTACTACGCTCTTTCATTGTTTTTTCAATATGCTTGTATAACAAACAGTATAATCCATTTTTTTATCTGTGTGAACCTCTCCACCTAAATCAAAGATTTTGATGGAGCATCCCTTATCTTAAATACAGCGCAAACAAAAGCGGTTAAGACGCCTTCGGCGACTCTAATGCTTTCGTAAGGCTAATGAATGAAGACAGGGTCGTATATTCGAGCCAAGACAGTGCCTTTTATATCCATCACCGAACAAACCGCAGAGTTGTTAATTCCGAGGTCTACCGCACATATTTTTTGGTCGTTGATTTTGGTTTTATTTAATGTCACGTTTGATTGATAACTAACGTTTAGGAAATACTTTTTTCCGGCTTTAACAAGCGTAGGGTTGTTTTCTTTCCAATCCCAAACGCCGCGTTTATATAAGTCTTGGTCTTTGAAGGTGATATCCACCCAGACCCAGTCATTATTATCAAAAATTTTGATTTGAGCCGTTTTATCCGATGTTCGGTTAAACATATTACCTCGATAAAACACCGGGAATTCCTTGTGTTTTAATTGCAACCTCGGAGGGTTCTTTTTAAAATTTTTTCCTTCGGAAAGCGCAATTGCTTTCTCTTCTTCCCAGTTACGCAAATTGGAACGATAGCTTTTCACTTTCCCAAACGCCGCAGCAATGGCGCTTCTTCGAAAGTATGAAGGAAATTTATGAAAACGAGCATTAAATGCCCGGTACTTCGGAGAAGGATTTGATTCAGTTGTATGGATGAGCCGTTCCACCGCAGGAACGATAGATTTCGTCGTCATCTCATCAAGGTTATCAAACTCTTTGTCTATCACTTCGATAATAAAAGTAATAAAAGTCAGTGCGTCGTTGTAGATATCCAGTGTTGCGTCAAAGATACGAGAGTGATTCGTAATCTTGTGCGACAGCGTTTTGGCTATGTTCATCATCAAACCCTCCTTCTAAAAGTATCCCAAGGTCATCTAATTATAACGGAACATTTGTTTGAATTCATTATACCTTACCCTTTATGCAAAGTCTAATCTTATACTTAACCACTATGATTTTAAAAATAAACAGACCATGATCTTAGCGCCTAACCCCCACTAAATTTGAAGGGGAATGCGGTGCTAACTTTTTGTTCAAGTCATGGGTCAATAACCGGACCGTTCGCTCATCATGCTTTCAATCATTTTATCCCGGTGGTAAGCGCCCGTAAAACTCCCGCTTCAACGGGAGTTAACGGGCGACTAACACCCCGATTCGTTCAACTAACCATCAGAGGGAAAAACCCCCTCTGATGGAAGTTTCACTTTATATTCTTTTTGCAACGGTTTTTCAGCCGGACCCTCGATCACTTCCCCGGAATAGGAAAACCTTGATCCGTGGCATGGGCAATCCCAAGTGCGATCCGCGCCGTTCCAATTCACCTCGCAGCCCACGTGTGTGCATGTTGTGTCAACGACGTGAAGTTCACCATCTTTATCCCGGTACGCCCCTTTGCGTTTTCCGTCGATCCGCACGACAGCCCCTTCGTCCTTTGCCAAGCCTTTCATTTCCTTGTTTGAGGTCTCTGCTTTTCCTTCGACGAGATGCTTCGCCACATCGAAGTTTTCACGAAGGAAATGTTTCAGACTGGGGTCAGCATAAAAACGGGACGGTGTAAAAAGAGACGTGTATCGGTTTTCTTTTTCCAACACAAGGTCTTTAAGCAACAGCGCGGCAGCCGTCCCATTAGTCATCCCCCATTTTCGATAACCGGTGGCAACAAGAATGTTTTGCTCGGAAGATTGTGAGGTCAAATGGCCTATATAAGGGAGATTGTCAAGTGTCGTCAAATCTTGCGTGGACCAGCGGTTGACTTGTTTTTCAATGCCGAGGACGTCTTCCCCGAACGTTTGCAAGGCGTTGTAGTGGTCATGCGTGTCTATACCCTGACCTGTCTTATGGCCTTCCCCGCCGACTAGGACTAACGCTTCGCCATCAATGTTGGCAGAACGCAGCGAACGCGTCGGTTGATCCACGCTTATATACATCCCGCCCGGGTACGCCATTTTCGGTTTTATGGCAACGACATAGGAACGCTCCGCGTGCATCCTTGTAAAATAAAAACCGGTCCCTTCATAAAACGGAAAATGGGAACAAGATAAAATATATTTCGCTTGGACACGGGCATCTCCACGAGTGATCACGGATGGTTCCTCCCCCCGTTCCACATGGACGGCGGTCGTGTTCTCAAAAATCCGCCCGCCTTTATCAACGATGGTTTTTACAAGCGGCGCCAAGTAACGGAGCGGGTGAAACTGGGCCTGGTCTTTCATCACCAACGCATTTTTAACGCTTATATCAATCGGGAGCTCTTCAAGAATCCCTCCATCGATGTTCAGTTTTTCATAAGCCGCTGCTTCTTTTTCCAATTTCTTTTTATATTTCGGAGTCGTTGCGTAAAGATAAGCGTCTTCCGTGCGAAAATCACAGTTAATCCCATGCGTGTCAATCGTCTCACGAATAAATGCCATCGCTTCCTTATTCGCTTCATAGTAAAGCCTTGCATTTGTCTTTCCTAAATGTTGGATAAATTCATCATAGATCAACCCGTGTTGAGCGGTTACTTTCGCGGTGGTATGACCGGTTGTGCCATTGAGCAGCTTCCCGGCTTCTACCAACGCAACTTGCAAGCCTTCTTGAACGAGAAGATACGCGGCTGTAATGCCTGTGATTCCTCCGCCAACGATGACAACATCTGTTTTCATATTATCTTTTAACGGTTCGAAATCCGGTAGGTCTACCGATGCTTGCCAAGCGGTTTCCGAAAACTTTTCTTCGGTATGTTGATCTGCCATTAAAAAGCGCTCCTTCATTAGAAAAAATTGGCTTTTCACCAAGTCTGGCGAAAGCCTTAATTTTTCTTATACTTTAATCCGTCACCCTCAGTTAATCTTAAAGTGTAAACATAAGATAGCGTTATTATTTACAACTCATCGCTCGGTATGCGTGTGAAGGGCGTGCGTATAATGGCGGCGGACAAGCGTTGGGGCAGGGCCGGATTCAGAGCGGGGCCCGGCTTCGTTCGGACATATTACGGCTACTTCGTTGGGAAACTGTCCGAGCTAACCCTTGATTCGGACAGTTGGTGCTTACATCCTCGTAAAATTGTCCGAGGCAGGCCCAGGTTCGGACAGATTTCGTTCGCTCCCTCGTGTATTTGTCCGAGCTTCGAAAGCATGGCGACCGAACTTGTGCGACGTTGACCTTTTCAGGCGCCATGAAGCGGTTATGGCAACCGAAAACGAGAGCCAATCGCTCTTTCAGTCCTCATAAAGAGCTCATGGTGACCGAATTTGATCCAAGAAGCTCTTTTCGGGCGTCATAGAGCGGTTATGGTGACCGAATTCAAGCGAAGCAGCTTTTTTCAGGCGCCATGAAGCTGCGAAAAAAAGCGAACGGAGCATTCCCGTTCGCCTTTTTGCAGTTTATTTTTTAAATTGATTGACGCGTGCTTTTTTCTCTTCAAGCGTATGGGCTTCTCCGTCTCTTCGGTCATCGATGCGTATATCGGTAGAAATTCTTGTCCATCCGCGCTGCACCGGCACATTGTGCAATGCTTGAATGACGGTGAACAAATCGTCGATATCACCTTCAATGACGGTGCTCATCGGGGTTAACTCATAACGAACTTTATCTTTATGCTTGTCCAGCTCTTCATGAATGGCCGCGACTTCTTCGCCTAAGCTTCGATTTTTCTCTTCCACAATCGGCACAATTGAAATATCTGCCATCGCCATAATCAACATCCTCCTTCATCAGTTTCTCTATATGTCCGTTCCCCATTTTGCCCCGGCCAAAAACATCATTTTTCACCGCATTACACTCCCGCCGGAGATTTTCACGCTTTCTCCGACAATATTGACAGCAGCTTCCGTGAGCAAATAGACAATCGTATTTGCCACTTCTTCCGGTTCCGTGATATGGCCGGAAGGTAAGTCTGCTTGTACAGCCCGCATTTGCTCCTCATACGGACGATCATTCCGCTCCGCTTTTCGTTCAATGGATTGTTTACCCATATCTGTGTTTACAAATCCCGGGCTAACCGCATTTACTCGCACGCCTTGTTCGATTGCTTCAAGGGCAAACGATTGGGTAAACCCGATTAAAGCAAATTTGCTGCCTGCGTAGGCGGTATTGGCAAAAGTCCCGCGCATGCCTGACAAGGAAGATACGTTTACAATCGCTCCCCGTTGGTTTTCCATCATTTGCTTGTACACGTATTTGCTAAGCATGACAGCCGAATAATAGTTCAAATCCATCAACTCATGTAAAAAATCTTCATCCATATCTTCGACTTTTTGGTTGCCTGCGACGCCCGCGGAGTTGACCAAGCCTGAAAGCAACCCGAACTTGACACCGGCATCTTCTACGAGCGCGATGCGGCTATCATCAGACGTGAGATCAGCGGAGCGCACATAGATATTAGACGTATCGGTGATCTGTTCCAGTTCTTTTTGCAACCGATGGAGCTTGTCCTCATTTCGGCCTGTTACCGTCACGTATGCCCCCATGGCCGCGGCCAACTTGGCCGTTTCCTTGCCAATGCCGCCGGTGGCACCCGTAATCAACACATGTTCATTTTGCAAAGCGCTTTCCGAAAAAATCATTGTATCCCTCTTTCATCAGTGAATCCACTCATACATGATGATTCCCGCGGTGACAGCTACGTTTAATGATTCAGCTTTTCCCAAAATGGGGACGGATACTGTTTCATCTGTTAAACGCAATAACTCCGGAGATATGCCTCGTGCCTCATTTCCGAGGAGCAGTGCATACAGTTCTTCTCCCTGAGGTTTGGCGTCACGATAAGAAACTCCCGAATGCATATCCGTTCCATAGATCATAATTCCTTTATCTTTCAAAGAAGAAACCTCTTTTTTTAAATCAGCAGTGATCACCGGGAGATGAAACATTGCCCCTTGGGTGGCGCGAATCACTTTAGGGTTAAACACATCGACGGTATCTTCACTTACGTAAATGCCGGTCAATCCGGCCGCTTCCGCAGTGCGGATCATGGTGCCCAAATTTCCCGGGTCGCGGATGCCATCAAAGAGCAAAACGTTTCCGTTCGGCACTTCAACTTCCGCGGGCATGTGGCATACCGCAAGCCACCCTTGGGGAGATTCCGTGTCCGAAAGCGTTGCAAATACAGAAGCGCTCACTTCTTCCACACGTTGCCCACTGACGTCAACCGAGAGCAACGGAGCCTCCTCACTTGTCACAAGCTTATCCACAGCTACGTTAGACACTAACGCTTCTTCCACTAAATGAACGCCTTCAACGAGAAAGCGGCGTTCTTTCACACGGTATTTTTTTTGCCGTAATTTTTTAAGTTTTTTAATTGATGAATTGTTCGCGGATGTGATCATATGTATCCCTCGTTCACAGATTATGTATAAGAAAGCATAGCATTTCTCATCCTAGAAAGGCGAATGACTCGTTTTCACATAAGGAGGGACATCCATGAATTTCAATTTGCGTAATGCTATATTGGATAACGTATCCGGCAGTGATGCCTCGCAAATCGAGGCAACAATCGTCGATGCCGTTAATAGCGGCGAAGAAAAAATGTTGCCCGGCTTAGGCGTATTGTTCGAGGTGTATTGGAATGAAGCGGATCAAGAGGAAAGGCAAGAAGTGATCACTCAGATCGCAAACGGCGTCCGGTAACGAGATCGAAAATAAACAACGTCCCCGCAACAGCACGACGATACGGGGACGTTCGCTATTTTTTCTTATTACTGAAATGTAATTTCTTTCACCGTGTCGGCGTCAAGTTTTTCAATAACCGCCACAATTAAATCGACCGCATGTTCAAAATCATCCCGGTGCAAAATCCCGGCATGCGTATGAATATAACGGGTAGCCACACTAATGGAAAGGGCCGGAACGCCGTCCGCGGTTAAATGAATCGCGCCGCCATCGGTTCCGCCCGCAGCCATTGCATCAAACTGATAAGGAATATCAATTTCTTCCGCTGTATCGACGACGAAGTCACGCAAACCCTTGTGTGAAATCAGAGAAGCGTCATACACGAGAATTTGCGGCCCGTGGCCAATATCAGCCCTTGCTTCGTCTTTGGAAATCCCCGGGGTGTCACCGGCAATGCCGACATCGACGGCAAAACCGATATCCGGTTGAATGGCATGTGCCGACGTTCGGGCCCCTCGCAGTCCGACCTCTTCCTGTACGGTTCCGACACCATAGACAACATTCGGATGCGTTTTCCCTTCCAATTTTTTCAACACTTCAATGGCAATGGCACATCCGATCCGGTTATCCCAAGCTTTAGCCATCATCAATTTTTCATTATTCATCACGGTAAAATCACAAATCGGCACGACCGAATCGCCCGGCCGTACGCCAAATTCTTCCGCTTCTTCTTTGTTAGCGGCACCGATATCAATAAACATTTCTTTTTTATCAACCATTTTTTTACGTTGATCCGCCGGAAGCACATGCGGCGGCTTAGAGCCGATCACGCCGACGATGGCCCCTTTTTTCGTAAGCACATTCACGCGTTGCGCGAGCATCACTTGCTCCCACCAACCACCGAGGGGTTGAAACTTCAAAAAACCGTTATCGTCAATTTGCGTAACCATAAAGCCGACTTCATCGAGATGACCGGCGACCATTACCTTCGGTCCGCCTTCTTTCCCCGTTTTTTTTGCAATTAAGCTCCCCAAATTATCGGTAGTCACTTCATCCGCGAACGGAGCAATATGCTTTTCCATCACTTCGCGGGATTCCCGCTCATTCCCCGGAACGCCGTTCGCGTCTGTTAATTCTTTTAACATCGTTTGTGTTGCGTCTAATTGTGTCATCTTTACAGCCTCCTTCTCCCATCCTGAGCATCTATTGGCAGTATACGCCTCATTCCCCAATCCCTCAATCAAAAGACCTTCCGTTTCTATTGTCGTAAGAGAGGGTAAAGAACTATAATAGGAAAAAAGGGGAACCTGAAATGAGGGGGATAAAATGATGACCCTGTTGCTTCAATTGCTCGTGCTGGCCGCTCTGATCATTCTTGTTTATACCATTGTTAGCTATTTGCGCAGCCCTTTACGAAAATTGGAGCAGGCGCAAAATAACAATCAATATTTCCTTTACGATGATCGCCAGAATGCTCACAATAATTTTTACCTTACGTATAAAGGCGCAATGTTTGAAGGGGAAAAAAAAGTCGGATCCACCGACCGCTCTTTTGAAGTTGTGCGCGTATCCGTGCAACCAAAACAAACGGATAAACTGGAAGGCCTGGAATATGACGATTTCATGTTTATTGAAAAAGAAATCAAAGACCGCTATCCCCATGCTTCGATCGATTGGAAAAGCCCCGTCGGTGCCTTGATAAAAAAACGCAAATAGGCACGCTCCGGCACGTCATTTGGATATTAGAAAACTTGGCTTTTCGCTATAGCGAAAAGCCTTAGTTGCACTTATGCAGATAGTAAAATTGATTTATACTTTTCTTACCTGCCAACGGAAAAAACAGTGCCCGTGAGCACTGTTTTTTTATTACCGGCGGGCCACCTTTTTCGCTTTCGCCTCTTGGCGACGTCGGTGCAAGATTGGCTCTGTATATCCATTCGGTTGCTCTCTCCCCTTGAATACGAGGTCACATCCTGCTTGGAAAGCAACAGAGTCCTCGTAATTAGGTGCCATCGGCGTATAGTTCGAGTCCCCGGCGTTTTGTTCGTCGACAACTTTTGCCATTCGTTTGAGCGTTTCAAGCACTTGTTCTTCGCTGCAGATGCCGTGATGGAGCCAGTTAGCCATATGTTGGCTTGAGATTCGTAACGTTGCCCGGTCTTCCATAAGATCGACGTTGTTAATATCCGGAACGGATGAACTTCCGACGCCTTGGTCGATCCAACGCACGACATAACCGAGTATACCCTGAGCGTTATTGTCTAGCTCTTGTTGGATGTCCTCTTTGCTCCAATTTCGGGCCGCGTCCACTGGAATGTTCAACATCTTATTCTGATAATCGCCCTTTGTGATGCCTTGTTGCACACGAAACACGTCAACATCATGATAATGCAAGGCATGAAGCGTTGCCGCCGTCGGAGACGGCACCCATGCTGTATTCGCGCCTGCTTTTAACTGGCCATCTTTTTTCTCCATCATGTCTTTCATGAGATTCGGCATTGCCCACATGCCTTTGCCGATCTGGGCTTTTCCGCGGAAGCCACTGTTCACCCCGACGCTAACATTCGCATCTTCATAAGCCTGCAACCATTCGGAAGCTTTCATTTCATTTTTTCGAATCATCGGCCCAAGTTCCATCGAAGTGTGAATTTCATCCCCTGTGCGGTCGAGAAAACCTGTGTTAATGAAAATAATGCGTTCTCTCGCTTCATGGATGCAGTTTTTAAGGTTTAACGACGTGCGCCGTTCCTCATCCATCACCCCGACTTTAATCGTATGGCGTTTCAAACCGAGCATGTCCTCCACGCGGTCGAAGAGATCGTTTGTAAAAGCAACTTCCTCCGACCCGTGCATTTTCGGCTTCACGATATAGATGGAACCCTTAGCGGAATTCTGAAATTCCCCGTTCCTGAGCACATCTTGTTTGGCCGCAAGACTTGTAACGACGGCGTCCAAAATCCCTTCCGGCACCGGCTGTCCGTTTTCGTCCAAAATAGCGTCACTCGTCATCAAATGGCCGACGTTGCGGTTAAACATGAGTGAGCGGCCGGGCAGGGTAAATGTTTCACCGAAAGGACTGGAATACGTACGATCGGAATGAAGCTTTCTCGTGATCGTTCCATTATCCTTTTCGAACGTTTTTGTTAACGTTCCGTTCATCAGCCCAAGCCAATTCCGATAAACCTCCACTTTATCTTCAGCGTCCACCGCTGCTACAGAATCTTCACAATCAATAATCGTCGTGATCGCAGACTCGACGAATACGTCTTTCACATGGGCACGATCCGTCTTCCCGATAGGATGCTCAGCGTCAATCTGAATTTCAAAATGCAAGCCGTGGTTTTGAAACAAAATGGCTTCGGGGTTTTCCCCTCTTGTCCCTAAAAACTGATTGTTATCTTGAAGCGTGACGGATGTTCCGCCAAGATCAACATGAAGATTGCCATTTTCAATGTTATATTGCTTGGCGTCTTGATGCGACCCTTCCGTCAACGGAATCGCTTCATCCAGCCACCGTTTCGCGTAAGCCACTACTTTTTCGCCACGCACGGGATTATAAGATGTCCCCTGCTCGGCGCCGTTTTCTTCAGAAATAATATCACTGCCATACAGCGCGTCATATAAACTTCCCCAACGGGCATTCGCCGCGTTCAACGCGTAGCGGGCGTTTTTTACCGGCACAACGAGTTGCGGCCCCGGCTGCGCGGTGATTTCCGGGTCTACATTTTCCGTCGTAACCTCAAAATCATCCACTTCCTTTTCCAAATACCCGATTTCCGTTAAGAACGTTTCATAGGCTTCTTGAGAATAATTGTTTTGATGCTCCCGATTCCATTGATCGATCTTATTTTGGATGTCCTCGCGTTTTTTTAATAGTTTTTCATTTCGTCCGGAAAAATCCCCAATAAGCCGTTCAAAATCTGCCCAAAATTGCTCTGCCGTT
It includes:
- a CDS encoding malate synthase G, giving the protein MSEKIGNLTVETSLYEFINREALEGSGLTAEQFWADFERLIGDFSGRNEKLLKKREDIQNKIDQWNREHQNNYSQEAYETFLTEIGYLEKEVDDFEVTTENVDPEITAQPGPQLVVPVKNARYALNAANARWGSLYDALYGSDIISEENGAEQGTSYNPVRGEKVVAYAKRWLDEAIPLTEGSHQDAKQYNIENGNLHVDLGGTSVTLQDNNQFLGTRGENPEAILFQNHGLHFEIQIDAEHPIGKTDRAHVKDVFVESAITTIIDCEDSVAAVDAEDKVEVYRNWLGLMNGTLTKTFEKDNGTITRKLHSDRTYSSPFGETFTLPGRSLMFNRNVGHLMTSDAILDENGQPVPEGILDAVVTSLAAKQDVLRNGEFQNSAKGSIYIVKPKMHGSEEVAFTNDLFDRVEDMLGLKRHTIKVGVMDEERRTSLNLKNCIHEARERIIFINTGFLDRTGDEIHTSMELGPMIRKNEMKASEWLQAYEDANVSVGVNSGFRGKAQIGKGMWAMPNLMKDMMEKKDGQLKAGANTAWVPSPTAATLHALHYHDVDVFRVQQGITKGDYQNKMLNIPVDAARNWSKEDIQQELDNNAQGILGYVVRWIDQGVGSSSVPDINNVDLMEDRATLRISSQHMANWLHHGICSEEQVLETLKRMAKVVDEQNAGDSNYTPMAPNYEDSVAFQAGCDLVFKGREQPNGYTEPILHRRRQEAKAKKVARR
- a CDS encoding sigma-w pathway protein ysdB, with protein sequence MTLLLQLLVLAALIILVYTIVSYLRSPLRKLEQAQNNNQYFLYDDRQNAHNNFYLTYKGAMFEGEKKVGSTDRSFEVVRVSVQPKQTDKLEGLEYDDFMFIEKEIKDRYPHASIDWKSPVGALIKKRK
- the sspI gene encoding small acid-soluble spore protein SspI; this encodes MNFNLRNAILDNVSGSDASQIEATIVDAVNSGEEKMLPGLGVLFEVYWNEADQEERQEVITQIANGVR
- a CDS encoding M42 family metallopeptidase → MTQLDATQTMLKELTDANGVPGNERESREVMEKHIAPFADEVTTDNLGSLIAKKTGKEGGPKVMVAGHLDEVGFMVTQIDDNGFLKFQPLGGWWEQVMLAQRVNVLTKKGAIVGVIGSKPPHVLPADQRKKMVDKKEMFIDIGAANKEEAEEFGVRPGDSVVPICDFTVMNNEKLMMAKAWDNRIGCAIAIEVLKKLEGKTHPNVVYGVGTVQEEVGLRGARTSAHAIQPDIGFAVDVGIAGDTPGISKDEARADIGHGPQILVYDASLISHKGLRDFVVDTAEEIDIPYQFDAMAAGGTDGGAIHLTADGVPALSISVATRYIHTHAGILHRDDFEHAVDLIVAVIEKLDADTVKEITFQ
- a CDS encoding TrmH family RNA methyltransferase, with translation MITSANNSSIKKLKKLRQKKYRVKERRFLVEGVHLVEEALVSNVAVDKLVTSEEAPLLSVDVSGQRVEEVSASVFATLSDTESPQGWLAVCHMPAEVEVPNGNVLLFDGIRDPGNLGTMIRTAEAAGLTGIYVSEDTVDVFNPKVIRATQGAMFHLPVITADLKKEVSSLKDKGIMIYGTDMHSGVSYRDAKPQGEELYALLLGNEARGISPELLRLTDETVSVPILGKAESLNVAVTAGIIMYEWIH